The segment TCAGTCTGCGGAACGCTGGAGCTATCTTCCAACACCTAATGGGTAGCATCCTCGGCGATTTACCCTTCTGTGTCTGCTGCATAGATTACATCCTCATATTTTCCAGATCGCCGGTGGAACACCTGAACCACGTCCGGGCCGTCCTCCAGCGCCTGCAGAATGGGCTCGTCATCCGGTTCGATAAGTGTACCTTCGGTGTGGCGGAGGAGGTAGATTTCCTGGGCCACGAAATCACCCCAGCAGGAGTACACCCCATGGCATCAAAGGTAGCCACAGTGGAGAAGTTTCCAACACCAATGACGGTCAAGGTCCTATAGGAGTTCATCGGGATGGTGAACTACTACAGGAAGTTCATCCCAGACATCACCcacaccatgtgccctttgaACAAGGTCCTGAAGAGCAAGCCAAAGAGGCTGGTATGGGATGAGGCCCAGCAGCCACCTTCAATCGCACCAAGGTGGCCCTCAGCAGAGCCACAACCTTGGCTCACCAGGATCCCGACGTGCCAGTGACTCTCACAATTGATGCCAGCAGCATCGCCTGTGGCGCTATCCTGGAACAGCTAACCAACAGGGTTCCTACAATGCTGGCCTTCTTCAGTAGGAAGCTGAAACCCACCAAAACCCGCTACAGCACCTTCAACTGCAAGCTCCTCACTGTCTAGCAAGCCGTCCGCCACTTCAAGTACCTCCTGGAAGGCGTCCCGTTCACCAAAAGGACGGACCACCAGCCGCTGGCCCACGCCTTCATCAAGGCAGGACAGCAAATGCTTGGTCCGCAAGACAGCAGCAACACCCCTTGGCTGTATCCAAGCTCAGGTGCTCCATTGAGTACGTCCCGGCAGAAGGAATCCTGTGGCTGACACCCTATCAAGAATCAAAACCAATTTCCTGCACCTCGGTGTGGACTACAAGGACCTAGCACGGGAGCAAACCTCCAATCCCAAAGTACCAGCCTACCACACTGCCATCACCTCACTCCGATTGGAAGACGTCCCCTTTGGTCCTTCCAAAACTACACTCCTCTGCGACACCAGCACTGGCTGCCCGCTCCCCTTGGTCCCAGCCTCCAAGCAGAAGCTGGTATTCGACGCGATACACATCCGTCACCCTGTACGACAACTAGGCTACTGACGGAGAAGTTTGTGTGGCACGGCATCAAGGACTGCCAGGAGTGGACCAAGAACTGTATTGCATGCCACAGcagcaagacaggaaggcacGCCGAATCAGGAGTAGGTACCTTCCCCAACCCAGGCAGAGATTTGGGCACAAAAACGTAGAAGTTGTCGGCCCGCTTCCCCCATCTGACGGTGCCAAATACCTCCTGACGGTGGTCGACCAGTCCAACAGGTGGCCCAAGGCCACCCCAATGTCAAAAGCCACTGCTGACACCTGCGCTGAAGCCCTCctctccagctggatcagccgttTTGGAGTGCCAGACAATCCTCATGACAGACCGAACCACCTTCACCTCGGAACTCTGGACTGCCCTGGCACGCCTGATGGGGCAAAGCACCACACCACCACAGCCTACAACCCCGCAGCAAATGGCATGGTGGAAAGGACTCACCACTCCCTgaaggcctccctgatggtgtgCTGCACAGGCCCTGACTGGAAGCCACAACTACCCTGGGTCCTCCTCAGCCTCCGTTACCACCCCAAGAGCCAACAGCAACCCATCACCCGCAGAGAAGGTCTATGGGGGAAACCTTGACAGTGCCAGGAGAATTCTTCCTTCATTTTGCAGAAACATCCCATGAAGGGCAGGGCACACTTCTAAGTGTCACTGAGGAAAGGGGAGTCTCATTGAAGAAACGAGGTTCAAATATCTTTTGGACTCACACCAGTTCTAACATCGGAAACAAGTAAAATGGACATATTGGTTCCTAAACACCTGTTTGAGTTTTCCAGAATTTGAACGTGCACCTGGCTGCCTTTCAGCACAGGAGGAGACTTGGCATGTAATTTCTTCTCCCTGTTTGGATTGCAGTAAAAATGGAGGAAGGCTTTCTTTCCTGGAAGGCATTCTCAAACCTTATGTCTTTCTTGTCATTCTGCCTTTTTAGTAGATAACCAGCAAAAGCTGATTTCTTCACTTTTAGGTGGGATTCTGGTGGTTCCCATGTGTCCATGCCGATTAGTACCCAGACCTGTTAGCTTTAACCAGTTTCAGCCACTCTTAGTTTGGTATCTCCTGGTGTGAGAGTTCTGGCACTTCACACTTAAGAGCATATCTACATTTCCTCAGTCAGGCAGGGTCAATCTTGAATGTTGATGTTTCTTCAGTTAGCTGTTACAGAGCCAAGAAAGTGGTGTCTGAGAACACTAGGTCTTTCCAGATTTGCTAGTTGATCTGCAGGCATGTGACACCAAGTGTAAAGGAGAAGTATACAACCCAGATGAGAGCTCATGATCATCCTTTGCACTTAGCAAGAACCTGTCAGATCATCAGATATGTCATGCGAAGAGGTGATTGTTCTTCATCACCTGCATATTTGTTTACCTGTGGAATGTTGCCCGCTGGCCTTGGAGAAATTTTCTTCAGATTGGTGGTTGTTGCTCATGGGTTGGGTACCTAGCTCAGCTCCCTTTCCGGACAGGTGGCACCTCGCTCAAGGTATTCGGCAGGCAAGGAAAAGGTAAGGAGTGGCTGGTTCTCCTTCTCCTGTCTTCCTCTCTTGTACGTTACAGTATGAGTGCCAATCCATGTGTTACAGTGTAAAATGGACCCTGTTTAATCAAAGGAGAGAAATCCTAAAACTAGAGGTATCTACACAGTAGCGTGACCTACCTTTGTCGTTCTCAGTAACCTGCCATTTTTGCAGCTAAAATCAGTCATTAACTCTGGGCgctaattcaaactcttgagatacaaaaTAAAGCCTTTATTTccccccaaaatagctaacatgaaaattaaagaaaatgaatctaaaatctCAAAAATCATTGATACCATTATTAAAATTGGCACACTATTCTCACTGTCTAAAGAAATCCATtagtctttctcaaataaatgtcagATAGAGAATTCATCTTTGGTAatgacaaaccgaatccatctgtaaaagaaaccacatTTATCAGAAATGTAATATTAAACGTTCATCAATAATACTAAGTGTCACACCACACTTCCCCTCTCGGAGTATCTGAAAATCAACTTTCACTGGTTTTAAACGTTCTGTATCCCATCACTCTACCTTAATCGATGGATCTTCTTGCCTTCCTTGGCCTTCCAAAGTCTCTTACAACCACCACTGGCGTTTTCATCTAATTGCCACATTAATTACCACTTATGCACGCTAATGGACGTACTAACTCACGCACGCTATGTTCAGGAACTTTCCACGGACATAACCTGTTTGATGCACGAACTGATGCACACGAGCGATTGCATTTTTCTGACATCACAATCAGGTCGTTTACACAGTTGCGATCTCACCAATGTGGCGTGCTAATATTATTATTGCGCAAGCTTGTCTGGTCTTGTTCCAATCTTTTCAGCTTTTTCCATAACACTTGGGCTCTGTCGTGCATTCCAATCTCTCTTCATCACCCGTTGTCGGCCTAATTTTAACCAGTGCCTGTTACACATGTACAAGCTGGATAGATGAGAATGCAATTCAGCTACTCAACCAGTCTTTTTGTTGGTTACGATGGGATGTAAGTTCCCCTCCTCTCTTGGCAAGGTTGAAGGGTTAACTTAGGGCTGCCTTATTGTCCCCCATATTTTTACTTTCTCATGGTTCTTACAGCCTGAtcaagtaaatacattataatccATTAGTTAATGGTGCACTCTCATGGGTGTCTGACATCtattacatttcactgggtcagtaTGCGGTGTCGACATTAAATGTGTCCTGTACGGAGCCTTCTTAGGATTACTTCatttgatctttctttttgtgaagatGTCTTCCATGCGTACACTTCAGTTGTTATAGTTTTAAGCTTATTTGTGGTTGGTATTAAGgaccattctcttttccaatcttgGTATATTAATGGTGTGACAAGGTTATCCAATCTgatactggggcatgtgtaatttttggagggatagtgcaggctaatttggcagcagagtctgcattctcatttctttttattcccaTGTGTGCTgaaatccaacatatttttattgatataccTGATCGGAGGAGttgaattttcatttgtatttcttgtaCAATTTGATTTACTGGTTTATACTGATTTATAGCATCTATAGCACtatgtgagtcactgaaaataatacaCACACTTGCTTTTTTCTCAGATATTATATCAAGAGCCATTTGTATGGCCCTGAGTTcggcagtaaatactgatgatattaaaggtagtcttcttttgattaatatatttttcgaatatgcagatgctcctactccaatacaggcagtccccgggttaggacggtttcggcttacgacg is part of the Macrobrachium nipponense isolate FS-2020 chromosome 15, ASM1510439v2, whole genome shotgun sequence genome and harbors:
- the LOC135226947 gene encoding uncharacterized protein LOC135226947 yields the protein MVNYYRKFIPDITHTMCPLNKVLKSKPKRLQQDRKARRIRSRYLPQPRQRFGHKNVEVVGPLPPSDGAKYLLTVVDQSNRWPKATPMSKATADTCAEALLSSWISRFGVPDNPHDRPNHLHLGTLDCPGTPDGAKHHTTTAYNPAANGMVERTHHSLKASLMVCCTGPDWKPQLPWVLLSLRYHPKSQQQPITRREGLWGKP